The following nucleotide sequence is from Corynebacterium hindlerae.
CTGGATCCAGCGCATTCAAGGCCTTCGGACGATTAAGGGTCAAGACGCCGGTTGAGGCGCGGGTTTCAGTCAAAACTTCAGGTGTAGTCATACCCACGAGTGTGCCAGATTTTCGTGGTTCGAGTATCGGAAATCAACGTGTTTATTGCTGCTTCAACTTGCTGGCTGCGAACCAGCGACTACCCGATAGGGATTTGTTGTGCGTGGCAAATCCCTTCCCCTTCCTGACGCAAAAACCGAGGAGAATAGCTGGCCAAGGCGTAGGGATTAGGATCCGGAAAACAAATGGCTATCAGCACTCGCAGGTATGAAAAAGCGCGGAAGGCGTACCCCTCCGCCTTCCGCGCTCTATCAGGACTTATTTGGACTTCTTCTTGTCCTTCTTAGCCACTTTCTTTACTTCCAGTTTTTCAGCGACATCGGGGACGTAGCGGAAATCGGAACGTGGCGGGCGCACGTAGTCATTGACGGACGCTGGGCGCTCTGGGATCTCCGGCATCGGGCGCTCGATCTTCTCGTAAGGGATGGTCGAGAGCAGGTGGCTGATGACGTTGATGCGGGAGCGCTTTTTGTCTTCGGATTCCACGGTGTACCACGGCGCGGACGGGATGTCGGTGTGAATGAACATCTCGTCCTTGGCGCGGGAGTATTCCTCCCACTTGGTGATGGACTGCAGGTCCATGGGGGAAAGCTTCCAGCGACGCAGCGGATCATTGCGGCGGGACTTGAAGCGCTTGACCTGCTCTTCATCGGAGACGGAGAACCAGTACTTGCGCAGTAGGATGCCGTCTTCCACCAGGAGACGCTCGAAGATCGGCGCTTGGTGGAGGAAGCGACGGTATTCCTGGGAGGTGCAGAATCCCATGACGCGTTCGACGCCACCGCGGTTGTACCAGGAGCGGTCGAAGATAACGATTTCGCCCTTGGTTGGCAGCTTTTCCACATAGCGCTGGAAGTACCACTGGCCCTGTTCACGGGAGTTCGGTGCCGGCAGCGCTTCGATGCGGCAGGTGCGCGGGTTCAGGTACTGGGTGATGCGCTTGATAGCGGACCCCTTACCTGCGGCGTCGCGGCCTTCCATGATGATGACCACGCGGGCGCCGGTCTCGACGACCCATTGCTGCATATCGACGAGTTCAGCCTGGAGCCGCTTGAGCTCGGCTTCGTAGGCTTCTTTGGATAGCTTTGGTAGTTTGTTCTTTCCCATATCTATCAGCCTACTTCCCCAGTTGCTTTAACCCTTAATTATCCTTCTACTTTGAATTCCGCCATCTCGTCCCATTCAGTCTTGCCTGGGATGAGGGTGTTGATGATGGTTGGGGTTTCCACCAGCAGCTTCGGCATATCGACGCACGCCTGCTTGAAGTGCTCAGAAGAAACGTGCGCCTCGGCGGCATCATCCTTGAAGCCTTCGACGAGGATGAACACGTCTGGCTCGTCAGTGGATTTGTACCACTCGAAGAACAGGCAGCCGTCCTCAGCGCGGGTTGCGTTGGTGAAGGCGGCGACTTCCTCACGGAACGTGTCGACGAACTCGGGGCGGACTTTGTATTTGACGTTGATGAGAATCATGGGAACCAGCCTAGTAAACTACCAACGCCTCGCGCAGGGGCTCCAGGTCACCCTCATATCCCGTGATAGCAGCGAGCCCATCGAGCACTTCCGAACCGTAGTTGTGGCCGTAGTAGGTGGGCACGCTCACCGAGTTCGCCATGTCCAAGGTCACCTGCCAGAACGTCACCACTGGCTGCCAGCTCATGCTAGGGTGCCGGCCAATCCCCGGCGATTCCCGCAACCAGTCGGGCTGCTCAAACAGCAGATTTGGCGACCACCAGACGATCGGATCCGTGGCGTGCTGGATATAGAGGATACGCGGGCGATTCCAGGGGGCGGCGTCGTGAAGCATGCGCCCAATCTGCTGCGAGTTTTCCGCAAACCGCACCGTGGTACCGCCGCCATACTCCGGCGCGACTTCGCGGGTGCCGGGGTCGCGGCGCAGGCTTATCGACGCCCACAGCTCATTCGAGTTCGGCGGCCCTACCCACAACACGCCATCGAGCTGGCGGGTGATATCGCGCACCCCGTCGAAAGCTCCCTCCCCTTGGGTGGTTCCCAGCGATTCACCGAAGAGGTACAGCTCGGGGCGCTGCTCTGCTGGCAGGCTATCGCGCCAAGCAACAATCGCAGAGACCAGCGCCTTGCCGGATTCATGGACTTGAGTTTTGGAGGAAATGAACTGCACCGGGGATGGCAGGTTTGAATATTGCATGGCCACTACAGCGGTATCTCCGCCATACAGCAGCTCGAAGGATTGCGCGGCCGTCGGATTTACCCAGCCGGTACCCGTGGTCCCCGCGATCAAAACGGCTTTCCGTTCGTGCGCGTGGGTCCGGCGCAGGTCAGCAAGCAGCCGGGTTGTCTGCTCCGAGGGATCCTCAGCTCCGCGCAACCCCGCATACATCCGAATTGGTTCCTTGGCAGGCTGACCGGTCACCCGCTCAATGTCGGCCTTGCTGGGCCCCATCGTGACAAAGCGAGAGCCCTGCGCGCCCAGGTCATCCCACCTATTGAAGGAATATTCGGAGCCGGACTTCAACGGGTCACTTGGGCGTTGTGCATCAGGGTCAGGAGAAGCATTCGTCACCGCAGCTCCCGACTCAAACACCCGAATGACGGTCCCGGGAATCACCGAGTCCACCAGCCACAGCCCGAGACTCAGGGCAACGAAACCGGCAATGATGGAATGGGCAGCTGCGGTCCAGTGGTCCGGGGCGATACGGGCTACAAAGCGCCCCAACTGCAACAACGCGTGGACAATGAGCAAGACGAGCGCCCACAGTCCTAACCCAATGGGAACGATTCCGAGGGCTTTCCACCCCAACTGCTGGGGCATGCCCATATATTCGTGTAGTTCACGTTGCCAGCGAATCGCTGACACAGAGATGTAGCTCGCCCACACCAAAACTAGGGCGAGCAGGACCAGTTCCAACCGAACCCTAGCTTTTTCAGAAAGAGCTGCCCATTCTTTGAATGCCGCCCATTCCTCCTCTAGGGCGAATGCTTTGAGGAATTTATGGCCGAACACCGCAGCTACTTCCCTACCCCAGTTCCGCCAGTTCCAGCGCAAAAACACCCCGAGCCCGTAGCCCGATGCAGCTGAAAAACCGCTGGCCACTGCTTGGAACAGCCAGCTTCGTGGCAGCAGCGATGGGGTCGCAGCCACGGCGAACATGATGCCACCGAGGATCAAACCCCAGGAGTTGAGGCGTCCAGGTTTGAAAAAACCACCCATGGCTCCCCAGTGTAATCCGGCTGCAACTTCAGCAAATTGGAACAGGTGTTCTCTTTTCCCGCAGTTATGTCCGGCAGCCCAGCTAACGTTCACTTTATTCACAGCATTAGCAGTTCCACTGCACAGATTTCTAAGGAGCTTTCCATGACTTACCCATCCCCTCAGCAGCAACCGGTTCGCAAGAAGGCCGGCTGCCTCACCTGGGGAGCAATCGTGGCTGGAGTCGTCATTTTTGTTGGTTCTTGCTCCGCGCTGATGAGCAGTACCAATGACTTTTCGAGCACGGCGCCTGCTTCACATTCGGTCGCGTCTCAGCCAGCGCCACTACTGCTTGAGGCATCGGACATGCCACAGGTCACCAAGGAACAAAAATCCGCGCTGCGCAAAGCCGAAACCTATTCAACGATGATGCACATGTCCAAGCAGGGAATCTATGACCAGCTCACCAGCCAGTACGGTGAAAAGTTCTCACCGGAAGCCGCCCAGTATGCGATAGAGAACCTACAGGCCGACTACTACAGCAACGCGTTGGAGAAAGCGAAGTCCTATCAAGACAGGATGGCCATGTCACCGGACGCGATCTATGACCAGCTGGTCTCCGAGTACGGTGAGCAATTCACGCCCGAGGAGGCCCAATACGCGGTGGACAACTTGGAGCCTTAGCCGGCTATTCCAGCTCTTCGCCGAGCTCCATCCACTGCATTTCCAGCTCCTCCAGCTGGGAGTTCAACTCTGTGAACTCAGTGTTGAGGTTGGTCAGAGCTTCGGTATCCACGGCTTCCGCAGCTGCTGCCATCTTGTCATTTACGGTGGCTACGGACGCACGAAGTTTATCCATCTTGCGTTCCAGGGTGTTCATCTCTTTGACGATGCGCCGGTGCGTCGCCGCGTCTACCTTGGGTTCTTCGCGAACCGTATCAGTCTTCTCCCCCAGGTCAATCACCCCGCCTTGGGATGCTGCCAGGGCGGATCGGCGCGATAGGTACTCTTCGATGCCACCGGGCAGGTTGGTGAGTTTCCCGTCGCCAAACAACGCCCAGGTGGAATCACAAATACGCTCGATCAGGTAACGATCGTGAGAAATGACCACCAGGGTGCCGGGCCAGGAGTCCAGCAGGGACTCCAGCTCTTGCAGCGTATCGATGTCCAGGTCATTGGTGGGCTCGTCCAGCAGCAGCACATTCGGCTCAGCCATAAGCACGCGGGTGAGCTGCAGGCGGCGGCGCTCGCCACCGGAGAGGTCTCCCACTGGGGTGCGCTGGCGCTTCGCGGAGAACCCGAGTCGTTCTGCCAGCTGGGAGGCAGACAGTTCCTTCTTGCCGAATTGCACGTACGTCGCTACCTGCTCGACGGCGTCGAGCAGCCGCAGGGATGGATCCAAGTCATCGAGTTCCTGACGTAGCCACCCCAGTGCGACGGTCTTGCCCTCAATGCGACGTCCGGTGGTGAGCGGGTGCTCGCCCGCCAGCGTGCGCAGCAGGGTGGTTTTGCCGGACCCGTTGACGCCGACGAGGCCGATGCGTTCGCCCGGCGCGAGTCGCCACGTAAGGTCTTCCACCAGCACGCGGCCGTCCAGGGTGGATACTGTAGCGTCCTCTAGCTCGATGACGACCTTGCCCTGGCGTTTCTTGGAAAAGGCCATCAGCTCAACGCTGTCACGTGGGGCCGGCACGTCTGCGATGAGAGCTTCGGCTGCTTCGATGCGGTAGCGCGGTTTGGAGGTGCGGGCGGGTGCGCCGCGGCGCAGCCACGCCAGTTCCTTGCGGGCCAGGTTTTGGCGACGCTGCTCGATGGCGTCGGCTTGACGAGCGCGTTCGGCGCGGGCGAAGGTCCAATCGTTGTAGCCACCTTCGTAGGTGTCGACAACGCCGTCGTGGACTTCCCACGTGCGAGTGGCGACAGTGTCAAGGAACCAGCGGTCGTGGGTAACCACCACGATGGCCATCTTGGTCTTGAGCAAGTAGGAGGCGAGCCATTGGACGCCTTCCACGTCGAGGTGGTTGGTGGGCTCGTCGAGCACGATCAGGTCAAGATCCTGCACCAGCGCAGCCGCCAGATTCGTGCGACGGCGCTCCCCACCCGAGAGCTCCCCTACCGGCGTATCGAGCCCCAGGTCAGCAATCCCCAGGCCACCCAGCACCTCACGCACCTTCGGGTTCGACGCCCACTCGAAGGTCTGCAGACCGAGGGGCTGCAGGACCACCTGCCCTACCGTCGCTGCCGGGTCGAGCTCTGCACGCTGCGTAACGACGGCCATCCTCAGTTGCGAATTGTGCGACACGCGCCCCTCATCCGGCGGTTCAATCCCGGTGAGGACTTCTAGCAGTGTCGTTTTGCCGCCACCGTTGAGGCCCACAACGCCGATGCGGTCCCCGGTCTGGATCCCGAGCGAGACGCCATCGAGGAGGGTTTTCAGTCCGAAGGACTTGGTGACATTTTCAAGATTGATCAGGTTTGCCATGGTAAGAGGTCATTCTAGTCCACGTGTGCGCCGGCAGCGGGCCCCTGGGCCACTGTGGTCGCGGTGGCCACCCCAGCATCCAGCACATAGTCCGCTACTTCGGCGGCGTGTTCCGCTGACTCGCACAAGAAAGCCACAGTGGGCCCAGAGCCTGACACGATTCCGCGCAGAGCTCCGGCCTGTTCACCTGAGTGAATAGTTTTGCGTAGCGCAGGCATGAGTGACAGCGCCGGCGCCTGCAGATCGTTAGCCAGGTGGGGTGCTACCTGCTTTGGGTCGCCCGTGAGCAGTGCCGCGGCCAACTCATTACTGCCAGTAGCGCGGGGCATGTCGGGTTTCGCATCCCGCATGGCGTCCAGGGTGTGAAACACCTTCGGCGTCGATAAGCCAGCGCTATTGAAGGCAAGCGCCCAATGGTAGCTACCCCGTGAGAGCACCGGCACCAGGTTCTCCCCACGGCCCGTCCCTAGCATTGTGCCGCCGAGCAGGGTGAACGGAACGTCGGAGCCGAGCTGTGCAGCAATGTCCAGCAGTTCGGCCTCCTCAAGGCCGGCATATGTGTTCATTGCGCGCAGGGCCGCCGCCGCGTCCGCCGATCCGCCAGCCATCCCACCGGCGGTAGGGATCCCCTTGTGCAGGTGCACGTCGACGGCCGGGAGCTGTGCGCGGGTCGCCATCAGGTCGATAGCCCGCCACACCAAATTATCCGGAGTGGTCGGCACCGATGCCGCTCCTAAGCCCGTAACGTTGAACGACTGCACGGTGCCTGGATCCCCAGCCACTGGGGTGATCTCCAGGCGGTCCTTGAGCGACAGCGACTGAAACACCGTTTCCAGCTCGTGGTACCCGTCCTCGCGGGCATCGCCGACACCTAAGTACAGGTTGACTTTCGAGTGTGCGTAGGCGGTGATCATTGGGTGACTCCGGCAAGCCGAACGAAGTCCGCGACGCCTAGTTTCTCGCCGCGTTCGCTGGGAGCGATACCCGCCGCGACCAGCGCTGCCTCGGCCTGCGCACCACCTCCGAAGTGACCGCTCAGCGCCGCCCGGAGGGTCTTGCGGCGTTGCGCAAACGCGGCGTCGATCAGCGGAAACACTTTCGCGCGAGTCTCATCATTGAGGGGCCACGGCTCATCGCCCGCTGCGAAACGATCGATGCGCACCAAACCGGACTCGATCTTCGGCGCAGGCCAGAACACATTTCTACCGATGGATCCTGCGCGGCGAACCTCACCGTAGAACGCGGCCTTCACACTCGGCACACCGTAAATCTTTGATCCAGGGGTCGCAGCTAACCTGTCCGCCACCTCGGCCTGCACCATCACCAACACGCGGGTGATGGACGGAAATTCGGCGAGCAGGTGCAGTAGCACGGGAACAGAAACGTTGTAGGGCAGGTTTGCGACCAGCGCCGTCGGCATCGGTGCACCCGCAGCCTCGAAATCTCCAGTACTGACCTGGAGCGCATCTTTCAGAATGATCCGCAGGTTGTCCGCATAATCGGGGGCTCGCCACGCCACGGTGTGCGGCAGCTCCCCGGCCAGGCGTGGATCGATCTCCACCGCGGTCACATCTTTGACGGTGTCAAGGAGTGCGAGAGTGAGCGAGCCCAAGCCCGGGCCTACCTCCACCACGTGGTCGTGCTCGCTGACATCCGCAGCGGCGACAATCATCCGAACCGTGTTGGGATCGTGCACAAAATTCTGGCCCAGCTTCTTGGTCGGGGTGACATCGAGTTTTTCAGCAAGTTGCCGAATTTCCACCGGACCTAACAGCTGAGCCAAAGCGCGTGATTCCATGCTTTAAGAATCTACCGCAGGTGCTATCGAAGTCCCAGCTTCGCGGTACATGCCGGCCAAGCGCCCCAGCCTTGGGCTGCCTGAACCTTTTGAGCCACAGCAATTTGCTGCTCTCGGGTAGCCAGGTATGCGGCCGGCGCGTATTCGCCACCGCCGAACCCGAGCCAGGTGGAAGGGGTGAACTGCAAACCGCCGGAGAAGCCGTTACCAGTGTTGATCGACCAGTTACCGGTGGCTTCACATTGTGCGAGTGCGTCCCAAACAGATCCTTCAGCCACAGCAGGGACGGCTGGTTTTTCCTTGGTGCCTCGCTTGATGGTGGCAGGGGTGGCTGGCGCGAGCTCCTTCTCCTTCACCACGGTCTCGCCCACCACGGCACCGTTTTCCTTGCGGATCTGCTTAGTCACATCCCGCTTACCTGGCACAGCTGGGGTGAGCTCTTCTTCCTTACCCTGCTCCAACTCGGGGTCATCAACGTAGGTAGGTTCTGCTTCGAACTCCTCCACCGCGGAGACCTCATCGAGGTCAACCTTAGTCACGCTGATCTCAGTGTCGTTGGTGACACGGGTGTCCAGAGCTGGGAATACTTTGTCATCGCCATCGACTGCGATGCCCTGCGCCTTGAGGACGTCGGCGATGGTGTCCGCAGCGATCTGCGTGTAGGTGACTTTACCGGCGTTGTCCAGCTTCACAATCTTTGGCGTCACCACGTCCACGGTGAATCCGTCGAGCGGGATCTTCTGATCTGCGGGGACAGAGATTTTGTCCGCTGCCTTGACCCCACCGACTTCGGCCATGAGCTCTTCGACGGTCAGCGCGGTGGAAGTCACCTTCACCGGCTTCCCGTCGATCACCACGGCCACCTGCTTAGCGGAGCGGACGGTAATCCGCTCGCCATCGTTCAACATTGTGGTCGGGCTGGGCGCTACCACATCCTGGGCTTGCACGCTGACGCCAGCCTGCTCCAGAGCCCCAGCGACGTCGTTAGAGAAGGTCGTGAGAGTGATTTCCTCGCCATTGACATCCAAAACGATGTCCTTTTTCATCCCCACGGCTGAGACACCACCGACGAGCAGGGTCGCCAGCATGCCGCCGGTCGCGATACGCAGCGGGACAGAATGAGCCGAGTTCAGGCGGTTGATCCGGGACTTTTGATGTACACCCACGGTGTCAATCACTCACATTCGCTTGAAGGACTTACAGTGCGCGACCGGACGAAGAATAACAATCCGGCCCCATTCTTTGTCACGGTACGGTAACAACCCGCTGAAGTCCAGCACTTTTTCGTTGCTTCTTAAATCACGCGAGTGTTAGTTCAGCTCGAAATATAACAATTCACAACTCAATTAACACGCGACCTCGCGATTTAAAAACCTGTGATGTTGCTAATAATCCAGCCCGTAGACCCGATCAAAGGTCACATTAACCGCAGCTACCACATCGCGCGGATCCTCCCCGCGAGCCTCAGCAAGGCACAACGCGGTGTGGCCGACGAACGCTGGCTCATTGCGGCCACCACGGTACGGCTCCGGAGTCATATAAGGAGCGTCAGTTTCTATGAGGAACTGCCCCTGCGGTGCCAGTCGCGCAACCTCACGCAGTTCGTCGTTGCGCTTAAAAGTGAGGTTTCCGGCGAAACTCAACACGTACCCGCGCTCCAGCGCCTCTTTCGCAACGTCAAGTGGCGAGGAAAAACAATGCAGGATGGTCTCTTTTGGTGCGGGTGCATCCTCTAGCACGCGAAGCAACTCCTGATCAGCCTCACGGTTGTGGATCATCAGCGCCTTTCCTGAAGACACAGCAAGGTCAATGTGCCAGCGCAGCGCTTCCTCTTGCGCATCGAGCGGCGCGCAGGTATCGGATTTATCGATCCAGTAGGTGTCCAGGCCGGTCTCGCCAATCGCGACGCACCGCGGGTCAGCAGCCATGTCGGTGAGCTGCTGCTTGACGACGTCATTCAGCTCTAACGCACGGGTCGGATGGATCGCACAGGCCGCATACACCCGTTCATGGTTCCGGGCCGCCTCCAGGGCGAGCTCGGCTTCTTTGATGCCATCTCCAACGGTGCAGATTTTATCGACACCGGCAGCAACAGCGCGGTCAACAAGCTCCCTCACTTCCTCTTCGGTGGTGGCGCCACACGACGCGAGGTGCGTGTGCGCATCCACTAGGCCAGGGAGAAAGTCGGCAGGTTCAGGCTTCGGTCGAGGTTTCTTCTTAGACACGGCTCCCCATCCTAGCCGTACTTTCCATCGCCCACAGTCTGCTGCTCTCGTCCCTATAACGCGAAAACCCGGGAAGCATTTCCCGGGTTTCGGCCAGTTTAGTGGCTTCAGATATGCTTTTTCTCTGTTTTTCCTCCGAGATCCGGGAAATGCTTCCCGGGTTTTATGCCTCGGAGCCAGTGGAGCTGGTAAAAGCTGCTACTGCACCACTGGCGCCCACTCGGGGCCGGTCTCCCCTAGCTCAGGATCCAGCTTCGCAATCAGTGGCTTGGGCTTCGCCAGCGCCGTGCCCGGCTCGACGGGTACGCGCTGCCACACAGCCTGTTGATTACCGTAATCACCCATGATGACCGGGTAAGTCTTCCCCTCGGCCGGCAGATTCACACCAACTGGGTTTACCGGCATATCATCCTGAACTTCGACAATCGATGGCGTCGCCGCCCACACCCCTTCGCGTCCAAGGGTTTCGTGTACTGCCTGCGCAATGTGTGGCAGGTACGGGGTGAGCAGCGTGTTGCAATCGGACACGACCTGTAGGGCGGTGTGCAACACCGTGGCCAGGCGCTCCCGCTGGGATTCGTCCTTCGCCAGCTTCCACGGCTCCATTTCCGCGATGTAAGCGTTGGCCTCACCCACCACGTGCATAGCGTGGGTGATACCTACCTTGAACTTGTTCTTCTCCAAGGCCTCCCCGACGACGTCAAAGGCGTTCGCGGCGAGATCAAGGATTCGCTGGTCAGCGTCGGTAAGCGAGCCTGGCGTTGGCACTTCACCGAAGTTCTTATGTGCCATGGAGACGGTGCGGTTGACCAGGTTGCCCCAGCCGTTTGCGAGCTCGTTGTTCACGCGGCGGACGAACTCGTCCCAGGTGAAGTCGGTGTCGTTGTTTTCTGGGCCGGCAACAGCGATGAAGTAGCGCAGCGGATCCGGACCAAATTCGCGAAGGAAGTCCTTGACGTAAATGACCACGCCTTTGGAAGAGGAGAACTTGGAGCCGGACATGGTGAGGTACTCGGAGGAGACGACCTCGGTGGGAAGCTGCAGCTCACCAAGGGAGCCTGCGGTGCCTTCACGGGTGCCCAGGCCTCGGTAGCCGAGCAACTCGGCTGGCCAGATCTGGGAGTGGAACGTGATGTTGTCCTTGCCCATGAAGTAGTAGGACTGTGCGCTTTCAGAGGTCCACCAGTCGCGCCACGCCTCGGGACGGCCCACGCGGTGTGCCCATTCGATGGAGGCAGACAGGTAGCCGACGACAGCGTCGAACCACACGTACAGCTTCTTGGCGTTGTTGTCCTGCCAGCCGTCCAGTGGGATCGGCACGCCCCAGTCGATGTCGCGGGACATGGCGCGCGGACGCAGGTCTTCCAACAAGTTCAGGGAGAACTTGAGCACATTCGGGCGCCAGTCCTTGCGCCCCTTCAACCATTTCTCCAGTGCGCCAGCCAGCGCAGGGAGGTCGAGCAGGAAGTGTTCGGTCTCCACAAACTGCGGGGTTTCGCCGTTGATTTTGGATACCGGATCGATAAGGTCGGCTGGATCCAGCTGGTTGCCGCAGTTATCGCACTGGTCGCCACGGGCACCACTCGCGCCACAGATCGGGCAGGTGCCCTCGATGTAGCGGTCCGGCAGGGTGCGACCGGTGGAAGGACTGATGGCGCCCATCGTGACCTGCTTAATCATGTAGCCGTTATCGTGCAGGCCCCGGAATAGCTCCTGTACGACGGCGTAGTGGTTGCGGGTGGTGGTACGCGTAAAAAGGTCGTAGGTCAGTCCAAGCCCCGCCAGGTCCTCCACGATCTGCCGGTTGTAGCGGTCCGCGAGCTCTTGGACAGTCACGCCTTCCTTTTCCGCTTGCACTAGCAGCGGAGTGCCGTGTTCGTCCGTGCCTGAGATCATCAGCACGTCTGCGCCACGCATTCGCTGGAAGCGGGCGAAAACGTCAGAAGGAACACCGAAACCCGCCACATGTCCGATGTGACGGGGTCCGTTGGCATACGGCCAGGCAACAGCTACGAGCACAGACTTTGTCATGCTCACTACCTTACTAAGCTCCTGGCGGAATGCTGTATTTAGGGGCGCACAGCCTTAACGACGTCCTTTGATTGCCTTCTTGTTTTGCAGGCGTTGCCGTTTGCGTCGTTCCATCTCGGCGTGGATCCGGTGCTCGCGGGCAAGGCGTCGCTGGAACTTGGCGTGTGCCTTCGCCTCGAGGTACAGCGGATCCTCGGATAGGCCTTTCACCACCGCGAACATCAAAGCGACGAGAACAATGAGGAATGGGCTAGCGACCACGATAGTGATGCTCTGCAGGTTGCTGAGCGAGTCTTCGCCACCTGCCAGCAGCATGGTCAGGCCGATGACTGCAGTCAACACGCCCCACACGCCAGTGATCCATGGTCGTGCCTCCAGGCGGCCGTTCTGGCTCATTGAGCCCATCACGGTAGATGCAGAGTCAGCGGAGGTGATGAAGAACACTGCCAGCAAAATCATTGCCACAGCGCCTGCGATTTGACCGCCTGGCAGCTGGTGCAGCAGATCGAAGAGCTGACGCTTCGAGTCGCCTTCGCCCCACACCGATTGGCCCGCACGCTCGAAGGTCACGGCTGCGCCACCGAAGATTGCGAACCACACGACGGTGACGGCGGAAGGGATGAGCAGCACACCAATCACGAACTCGCGGATAGTGCGTCCGCGGGAGATACGTGCGATGAACATGCCCACGAATGGGCTCCAGGACATCCACCACACCCAGTAGAAGATTGTCCAGCTACTGAGCCATTTCCCTGCGGTACCATCAGCGGTTTCACCAGTGCGCGCCGCCATCTCAAAGAAGCTAGACAGGTAGTTGCCAATGCTGCCCGGGATGAGGTTGAGAATGGCTACCGTTGGGCCGAACACGAAGACAAAGATCGCGAGCAAAACGGCCAACACCATGTTCGTATTGGACAGATATTGAATT
It contains:
- the ppk2 gene encoding polyphosphate kinase 2, with protein sequence MGKNKLPKLSKEAYEAELKRLQAELVDMQQWVVETGARVVIIMEGRDAAGKGSAIKRITQYLNPRTCRIEALPAPNSREQGQWYFQRYVEKLPTKGEIVIFDRSWYNRGGVERVMGFCTSQEYRRFLHQAPIFERLLVEDGILLRKYWFSVSDEEQVKRFKSRRNDPLRRWKLSPMDLQSITKWEEYSRAKDEMFIHTDIPSAPWYTVESEDKKRSRINVISHLLSTIPYEKIERPMPEIPERPASVNDYVRPPRSDFRYVPDVAEKLEVKKVAKKDKKKSK
- a CDS encoding putative quinol monooxygenase; this encodes MILINVKYKVRPEFVDTFREEVAAFTNATRAEDGCLFFEWYKSTDEPDVFILVEGFKDDAAEAHVSSEHFKQACVDMPKLLVETPTIINTLIPGKTEWDEMAEFKVEG
- a CDS encoding alpha/beta hydrolase, whose protein sequence is MGGFFKPGRLNSWGLILGGIMFAVAATPSLLPRSWLFQAVASGFSAASGYGLGVFLRWNWRNWGREVAAVFGHKFLKAFALEEEWAAFKEWAALSEKARVRLELVLLALVLVWASYISVSAIRWQRELHEYMGMPQQLGWKALGIVPIGLGLWALVLLIVHALLQLGRFVARIAPDHWTAAAHSIIAGFVALSLGLWLVDSVIPGTVIRVFESGAAVTNASPDPDAQRPSDPLKSGSEYSFNRWDDLGAQGSRFVTMGPSKADIERVTGQPAKEPIRMYAGLRGAEDPSEQTTRLLADLRRTHAHERKAVLIAGTTGTGWVNPTAAQSFELLYGGDTAVVAMQYSNLPSPVQFISSKTQVHESGKALVSAIVAWRDSLPAEQRPELYLFGESLGTTQGEGAFDGVRDITRQLDGVLWVGPPNSNELWASISLRRDPGTREVAPEYGGGTTVRFAENSQQIGRMLHDAAPWNRPRILYIQHATDPIVWWSPNLLFEQPDWLRESPGIGRHPSMSWQPVVTFWQVTLDMANSVSVPTYYGHNYGSEVLDGLAAITGYEGDLEPLREALVVY
- a CDS encoding Ltp family lipoprotein; amino-acid sequence: MTYPSPQQQPVRKKAGCLTWGAIVAGVVIFVGSCSALMSSTNDFSSTAPASHSVASQPAPLLLEASDMPQVTKEQKSALRKAETYSTMMHMSKQGIYDQLTSQYGEKFSPEAAQYAIENLQADYYSNALEKAKSYQDRMAMSPDAIYDQLVSEYGEQFTPEEAQYAVDNLEP
- a CDS encoding ABC-F family ATP-binding cassette domain-containing protein, producing the protein MANLINLENVTKSFGLKTLLDGVSLGIQTGDRIGVVGLNGGGKTTLLEVLTGIEPPDEGRVSHNSQLRMAVVTQRAELDPAATVGQVVLQPLGLQTFEWASNPKVREVLGGLGIADLGLDTPVGELSGGERRRTNLAAALVQDLDLIVLDEPTNHLDVEGVQWLASYLLKTKMAIVVVTHDRWFLDTVATRTWEVHDGVVDTYEGGYNDWTFARAERARQADAIEQRRQNLARKELAWLRRGAPARTSKPRYRIEAAEALIADVPAPRDSVELMAFSKKRQGKVVIELEDATVSTLDGRVLVEDLTWRLAPGERIGLVGVNGSGKTTLLRTLAGEHPLTTGRRIEGKTVALGWLRQELDDLDPSLRLLDAVEQVATYVQFGKKELSASQLAERLGFSAKRQRTPVGDLSGGERRRLQLTRVLMAEPNVLLLDEPTNDLDIDTLQELESLLDSWPGTLVVISHDRYLIERICDSTWALFGDGKLTNLPGGIEEYLSRRSALAASQGGVIDLGEKTDTVREEPKVDAATHRRIVKEMNTLERKMDKLRASVATVNDKMAAAAEAVDTEALTNLNTEFTELNSQLEELEMQWMELGEELE
- a CDS encoding 4-(cytidine 5'-diphospho)-2-C-methyl-D-erythritol kinase produces the protein MITAYAHSKVNLYLGVGDAREDGYHELETVFQSLSLKDRLEITPVAGDPGTVQSFNVTGLGAASVPTTPDNLVWRAIDLMATRAQLPAVDVHLHKGIPTAGGMAGGSADAAAALRAMNTYAGLEEAELLDIAAQLGSDVPFTLLGGTMLGTGRGENLVPVLSRGSYHWALAFNSAGLSTPKVFHTLDAMRDAKPDMPRATGSNELAAALLTGDPKQVAPHLANDLQAPALSLMPALRKTIHSGEQAGALRGIVSGSGPTVAFLCESAEHAAEVADYVLDAGVATATTVAQGPAAGAHVD
- the rsmA gene encoding 16S rRNA (adenine(1518)-N(6)/adenine(1519)-N(6))-dimethyltransferase RsmA, whose protein sequence is MESRALAQLLGPVEIRQLAEKLDVTPTKKLGQNFVHDPNTVRMIVAAADVSEHDHVVEVGPGLGSLTLALLDTVKDVTAVEIDPRLAGELPHTVAWRAPDYADNLRIILKDALQVSTGDFEAAGAPMPTALVANLPYNVSVPVLLHLLAEFPSITRVLVMVQAEVADRLAATPGSKIYGVPSVKAAFYGEVRRAGSIGRNVFWPAPKIESGLVRIDRFAAGDEPWPLNDETRAKVFPLIDAAFAQRRKTLRAALSGHFGGGAQAEAALVAAGIAPSERGEKLGVADFVRLAGVTQ
- a CDS encoding resuscitation-promoting factor gives rise to the protein MGVHQKSRINRLNSAHSVPLRIATGGMLATLLVGGVSAVGMKKDIVLDVNGEEITLTTFSNDVAGALEQAGVSVQAQDVVAPSPTTMLNDGERITVRSAKQVAVVIDGKPVKVTSTALTVEELMAEVGGVKAADKISVPADQKIPLDGFTVDVVTPKIVKLDNAGKVTYTQIAADTIADVLKAQGIAVDGDDKVFPALDTRVTNDTEISVTKVDLDEVSAVEEFEAEPTYVDDPELEQGKEEELTPAVPGKRDVTKQIRKENGAVVGETVVKEKELAPATPATIKRGTKEKPAVPAVAEGSVWDALAQCEATGNWSINTGNGFSGGLQFTPSTWLGFGGGEYAPAAYLATREQQIAVAQKVQAAQGWGAWPACTAKLGLR